A stretch of DNA from Diospyros lotus cultivar Yz01 chromosome 14, ASM1463336v1, whole genome shotgun sequence:
TGTTGACTGAATCGATCTTCTTACGAACAACTGAGACTTCTTTCCTCATTGGATCCGTTAATGATTCGAGCTCCTATTTGGTTTGAAACCATTGTTCATCAAGACAAATCTTAAGCAGTTCATTAGCACACCCAGCACCACTTAATGTGAGATTCACCTAACAACGGcattttttaattcttaccAAACATGAGCCTGAAATAATTACACTTTTCAAATGCCTATTTTTAGAACACCGTTGGGAAAATGCCTGGGTTATCAAATAAATCAGCCTTCTAGAAATAACAATTCCCATCCCAAAGGTGATGGAAAATACACCACTATGTTGTTCTCTTTCAAAATTATGCCAAATTTCAACCAATCTGTGAaacaaaaatagttaaaatattaaaagcTTCTAATTACTCACTTCATTTCGCCCTCATATCttgaagaaaggaaacaaattcGCATTCCCCTTTCTTTGAACTAAAATTCCTTTTTTGAAGCAACAATagacataaaaaaagaaaaactcatgAATTAAATGAGCAATTCCACAAAGATACTCTCTTAAATTCCAGATCACAATACCATCACTCTTTCCCCCCCGATTTCTTATGGAAGAACGCAACTTTGTGGCCTTCTGTTACCAATAaattttctttcagttttaacaCAACCCTAGACACAAGAATCCCACGAATATCGTCATTTTCCTTGCAAAACTACACCGAAATCTTGGTCTCCTGGCTCTAAACCTCCCTAATATCTTCTAAATCATGACCTAAAATCACGGTATGCACAGATCAATTTAGTAATGAAATGGACTAAGTACCTCGCGAATGGTGGCCAAACGCCTGGTTTCCTCCTCGATTCGACCAAGCTGAGCCTGAACTCTCTCTCTAACCTCCAGTTTCCTCCTCTCAATCTCCTCTTCCTTGGCCCTGAAGGTGGAGAGAGCCGACTTTGACATCTCTTCGTCTTCCTTCGTTAGGGTTCCGTTGAAGCTCAGGCTTCCAGAGATTTGGCCTGCCTGCATCAGTGTTTGTAGCTGCTCTCCTCCCTGCTTCTGCGtctgcatctctctctctctctctctctctctctctctccggcCTGCAGGCGCTTTTGAACAAGGCTGGGGGCTGGCCTTTGATGCCTAAAGCTTATCAAGCTGAGCTtggttttccttttctttgtgagccacaaaagataaaaaagatgAAACGAACACGCTaattaatactaattaataataataataataataataataataataataataaaatatgtaagtaattatacaaatatataatacaaaggAAAGCTTCAGCCGAAATGACCCAACTGCCAACCACCGCCCCTAAATATGATGGGATTAGATTTTCGCCCTTCCCTCAACCAATTCTAAACTTGTCTGCCTAATTAATAATCATgtaaattaacatttttataacaCTTCAATTAATCTCAacaattgtttttgaaaacattactaAACCATATATTAGGACTAAAGGTTTATTgtacaatttataaatttaggACTAAACCATATATTAGGTGGTCTTACAAAAggttttttgttaattaaatatCCTAAAAGATTAATGTACTAACTTAGAGATGACATGGtcttaattattcaattttttttaaaatgatatttttgatTTAAGTCCTAAAGTTAATCTAGTGAACTTCGTCACTGGAAGTTGTTCATATATAATAAGGTTGGTGACGGGCAGTCCAACTAACTTGAGTGTAACCCTTCCACATGGGGTGACTGacacaagcatatatatatatattcacataaACAATACCcacattttagaaaaattaaaaaaaaaatacaattttaaaaagtaaactTGGGGCTTGTTTGATTGTGATAGTTTATATCTATATACACGTATACCTAATAAAGGATACGGatacaaaaggaaataaaatttatgtagactgttttataattaatgataaaattgggttttgaaaaattttaaattttgggttCAAGAGAGCCTTAACCTCAATCATAGAAATTTAATAAAGATGAGTTTTAAGTCAACACAATTTGCCTAACTCAACCTACTTTGGTCATTTCTTAATTTATTGAACACTTAGTTAGAACGTTCAAATCTCAATTCAGCTCCCTCCTAAACTTAGAGCCAACCACTTCTTAAAAGATACACAAAATTAATGATAagtgatatattatttttagtcatTTCACAAAGTTTTAAAATTGGAAGTTGGTAACAAAAGAAGTAGTTGGAATGTTATCAAACACCCTCTAACTGCTACGGTGGGGTGCCACTGCACCCCTTATAGTGTTGAGGGGATAGTAATTTAATTTACTACTAAAGTTTAAATTTGTGTAAGAatgagtgtatatataaataaattctgtGTAAATTACTTAATATATAGATTTGCAAATCGGTTAAAATTTGCCAATCAAAACATTGGAAGGGTAATTAAGGATGGCAAGTTGTCACGGATAAAATAACGACAGTAGCGATGCAACACCCAAGACGGTgcttattttactattttacccCTCCTTCCCTCCAGCTTGGCATACGTCACTTCTCCACTGTACCATTTTGTCCACATTGCCTTTACCAGAGTGTACCGTTAGTGCAGATGCTTTCATGGCTCACGCCTCGTGGCAACACCCCCGTCTTATTAAATCTTAATCCATTGCTGTTAGCGGTTGCTTTGCAAATTGAGCATATAAATTAAGTATCAAAAAATTAACCTTTTTGCATCACAATTGATTAAATCGAGCGAGTTTCAACGGCCATGATTGCACTACCAGACTGTTCCCGGCCCTACCTAATCCATGCTCGCatgcggtggcggtggcggtggcggcggcggcggcagcagcagcagcatgaAATTTGAGAGTCAAATGCAAAATGATTAGAAGGCCCTGGTTGTGAATTTAATGAATCTTTCTTAGGCGTGCGGCTTTAGAGCTGAATTAATCAAACTTTAGAAGTAGAGACTATTATACtttataataacatattaattGGAGATTAATATCCTCCACCATATCTTATTGTTAGTGGCAGTTAAGCAGCTGTATCTTGTTACCTCAGCTTCTGCATCATCAgcctataaataatatatatacatatatatatgagttttttctttttccttttctttttcttttagctttGTGGGtcaaacattatattttagaaatatgtaaaataaattatttttacatacaCTTTTTCCATACAAATCAATTTAAAGTAGATCTGAACGTAAATGAGAGTGCGAgtactaaattatatattatagtatgATTAGAATggtgaatttatttttttaacaataataatatgacttaaattaaatatttttttaaaaaatatatccgGTATGTCATAgtacaaaaagataaaataaaagaaaaaaaaattaaatcaatccaAATGATCGGAATAAGAAGGCGCGCGAAATCCTCAAAGCCCAAACTGCTCTAAAAGACCCACGGCCACGGCCTCAACACACGGTCCCTAAAGGCTCGCAGTCGTCGAAACTGCCTGCGACCATCGACACGACATGCGGCTGTGGCATGGCCCACGGCCAAGGCCATACATGAAATTTGGGGGCCTAAGTCAAAATCTAAAAATGGGCGTCCGAATTATAaagtatatttaaattttattttttttaataaagtatacaaaaataaatatttatactatATCAAACATTCTTCCTCATTCAATCGATTACCATtaacattttcttcttcttcttgtttaaTTCATTGACATCACCatgattatttttgtgttcattcaattcatcaacaTTTTTGCATTGTTCATTGACATTATTATTCCAAGTTTCTTGTTTTTCCACCAAAATTTCACTCAAGTTTCTAACTATTTATTctctttatgttattttattactattaaagtatttaaataTATCACCGGCTTAACATTGAACTAATATTTCTTCcctttgtttcatttttcttttttgagctcTAAACATATGTTTAGGAGACTTGACTATTGCTTAAACCTAAACaaacccaaaagaaaaaaaaatattatgacaaTACAGGCACacttaagtaataataatattaaacttaatttatatatctagACTTgtgataataaaagaaaaataaaatgaacaagGCATTTCTAGTTCTAACTTCTAACAAGAAAACAAGTTGTCATCATGTCATGAATCCTAAACAAAATAGAGcaacatcaatcaaattaaatttgctTTTGCTAGATTTagcaaacataaataaaatagacataGGCAAGTAAGCCAAATCTCAAaatgcatgataaatgaaacGAAATGAAGGAGCAACTAATCGCTAATTAAGAACTCAAATAGAAAGAAAGTTGAAGTAGATCTAGAGACTAGAGTTAGAGCCTTTGAGAAGCAGAGCTGAAGCAAATCTGAAAGACTGAATCTGATGAGTGATGAGCCAATCGACAATTGAGAGGCAATGAACGACCAGCGACAACGAGCAACGGAGCAAGAGGCAAGATGTAAAAACAATGAGCCACTGGCCATGAGGGTGAGCCGGCAAGAGTGCGAAACTGACACGGAGACAGGTAGCGAGTGATGGAGAATGAGCCACCACCTACTGGCCACGAGCACCAGGCGAGTTGGCGAAGGCGAGCGACTGATTGACCGAGCGATAGAGTGAGAGAAAGGCAGCGAGCAACGATCAATGGAGCAGGCGAGTAGTGAGAGGAGAGAGCAAAGGCAAGTCGCCGATGGTGAGAGTAAAGGCGATCCGCCAACAGCAAGGGCGAAGCTAGGAGTGAtggaatgagagaaagaaagagagactgGGCAGCGATCGAaagcgagaaagagagaacgaTAAGGGTGAGCCAGGTTTGCAAAGGGGCAAGGGGTGGGCAGCTGGACAATTGGCCATTACAAAAAAGAAGGGTTCCCAATTTGATAGGCccccaaataatcaaatattcatgggccctgaggcaATCGCCTCATGAGCCTCATGAAAGGTCCGGACTTGCCCACGACCTTCATTATGTCCCACGACCATAAAAGATCTGTAGCTCTAAGGGCTCATGACTTCTCCGTCTATCGAGGTATACAGGAAGATTCAGTGCATCATAGATGTATTTCCTCAAATACAAGAGGAGTCCCACACAACATGTAAACTTGATAATTCTGATagttgaaaatcattttagaaaaatgatAAGACAAAATTTCACAAAGAATTTTATCCCTACATAGGACAAGgtaaacatcatctataaaaaatagatattgttattctaaatcacatcaaatgcggaggcaatgatcgaacctaatatcttCATTAAatcatcattcctcaacataacttaatacaaaacataagttctcaacattaaccctaaataaggttatacatcctTAAAACGTTCataattcaaagtagcagaacttaaatacacgggctacataacatacattttattCCTCATGCACTttactaagtgccatttcatgcctcattcatcctcgtatctgctacaatctccatttggaacgtttgaGTATTCTagaggcaaaacccaagttaaatgatgaatcatctaagtaagggtacaaaaaacatatttcgtgtatgaatgcaatgtcttactcatcgtaagggttaactgcatctttcatgctactcaccatttttgcgaccacctctttcgaaaccagggtgtatgggtgcaccattggtacAGTAGCAATGTCAGTTCGTATTCCTTACGAccacaatgcgcgtgatcaatgatatcaacgtgtacatatgcatttcatagcatgtcatgtatgcagtttaCGTGATGAATATATAtcaaagcatgtcaatatgataaaagcatccccgaggatcggggtttgaaacataaatcacctacacccaaccattttccataaaactaaatccagttgggaagtatcACTTAACTTTTCaagcttattgggctacctcgatattcgcgtcagtctcaaaatttgcacatcacctcgatttgcgtgccaacctcaaaattcgcataAGTTGCTTCAACTTTAAGCCTCAAATCatcataatcaccatatttatttaaataagtattaaaatttatttttcataattttttgtattttctttatttttctctctatttctttttatttttccttaataaatccaaactaaatatttttcaaatatttcattgaatatttcactacgaaaattcataaaataatattcttgaatttctaaaattttttaaaaaattttacttaccttaacttagcctttcaggctttctcgatatgcgtgccatatccCCAAAACGCGTGCTCGAACCATTTTCTCatccaaaatctctgaaatattaataaatacccaaatcctatttttcgagattttttctagaaattttctccaatttttttctattttccttctttttcttttttttcttccttttttttcttttttctttcttttctcttttttttttttttttctcttcttcttctccctcctcctcctccttcttcttcaactccCGCGTGCGCATCGCTGCAGGCCACTTGGCCCTTCCGCTGGCTATCGCCGCTGCTAGCGCTACCGCGCGCCTCCGCCGCCGGGCGCACCATGCCCACTACCGCGAGCCGCTACCGAGCAGCCCCCTACGCACGCTGCAGCTCCCCTTCgtgtcggccatggctgcctgCAGCTGCATCAGCACGCACTACCATGGCCAACTTCGGCTGTTCTGCCCCTCCACGCATCTGGTTGCCGTCGCGACCCTACCAGCAACCTTCGCACGAGCTGCCCAGCTGCGCACCCACTTTGCTGCCCGCGACCATGTTCGCTGTGCATCGGCCATGGCCATTTGGAGCTCACTTCCATGGCCGAGTTCGGCCATCCCAAGCTCGGCCTTCGCTTCAGCCACcggtctctccctctctctctcgaccaagctttttctctctctcgcatctCTCGGCCTCTCTGCCTCTTTCTCGGTTGAAGCTCTCTTCAAACTCTCTGctcctccatttcttctttgcttgctatttataggctaacTCACTACCCCAAACCCGCCATGGCCATTCCTCTTGGCATGAGAAACACTCCAAAAAATCTTGCAGAGAGGTATGGCTTTCGGGTTGGCCATTTGCAGAGGCATGGGCATTGCGTGCCCGTTCACgcctagatatatatatatatataaaccatatattacactttaaactaagaaaatttatacatttaaactctaattttacttctatttcatctatgcaattccctaattgcaagtATACCCTCAAATGCCAAATTAAATTGTATtacaatactgaaaatataaaattaataactttaaagttacttgataatgacgatttcgcTCCAGTGTCCTTACTAGGCtgtcgtttcatcctgaaaccactaaagAGTTGCTCATTACGAAAAATCGAAACATTCTCAGGTttctgttgacttcccgggagttctttacgataattcaattttgcagtgtaaatggcagctgcattttaactgtatcgaaaattgtTCTCGacctgatttctttcgataccataaatcctatctcgaaacaCTCAATGAccccatatcatttttcttagacaatttcactccgaggcatttcTTATAATCAATTTGGTACGTATaattgctatcaaaccaatttttcgatattctaaacttgtcTAAATTACATGACAATGTTActaaaatatgggttcttacagaTATTATCCACAACAATTGTAGTTCTAGTTAAACTAAGAacaattaagataaaaattataagaatcaTAATCTTGTGTCATTCTGGATTACTccatatttctttataaataggtaGGCACTCTTTTTAGAAAATGTACGTCTCTGATACTGATGTAAATACTGCTCTTAGATTTTTATTACTCTCAATGTCTGACTTAAGAAGACGTTTGGTACATAAAAAGTTTTTAGATTCTTGGGAATGTTAGGTTAGGAATCTACATTCTCATATTTGGTacaacttttttaaaaaagaatcttaggaaaataatatttttagaatttatttttaatcaatttttcaaaaaaaaaaaaaaaaaaaacttcaagaGGGTTGGGAATCTTGAATTCTCATGGACTGGAaaaagtttttaacaaataaaaagtttaaaacacCCTTTACTCTCTTATAACCCTATAGCTCTTTTACGATTATTTTTGTCATAACTTCCttcttacaaatatatatacataatttattatacaaacatatatattatatatatacacacatatatacataatgtgtaaaaaaatgacgtttttggattttttaaaaGATTGGAGGTCCAaatgttttatatattagaagaaatttattatttttaaacaaaaacatAGATTCTTAGGAATGTttcatttaaatcaaatataaaaatataagattctCAGAAAAGAATATCCAACATTCTTGagaatatttaaatctaaccaaacataaaattgcataaatcataaaaataaaaaattttcaagaatattCTTAGGAATTATGaattccaaaaatttaaaaacttctttcGTACCAAACGCCTCTTAAGTGTCAAATTGTTTGTGCTAGAACCTTCTTCGCATCCCttgactatttttttctttgcagACTCAAGCAGCTCAATGatcatatttattaataattaaatttattattatatcttgacaAGAATAATATCTTATAATAACATTCAAAAGACTTAATAAACTAGTTATtcacctttattttttttatgaaaaaagtaACTTACTCTTCCAGAGGATCATGGTTCGATTATTTTCATGATGAAAGGGTTGAAGTACAAGGCTCATCGCTTTCATAATTACGACTTCCTCCAGCTGAGTGTCAAAATAGACATCATCATATAGTTGATTGACTGAAAGATTAAGGGGATCTTTGA
This window harbors:
- the LOC127789604 gene encoding uncharacterized protein LOC127789604, which gives rise to MQTQKQGGEQLQTLMQAGQISGSLSFNGTLTKEDEEMSKSALSTFRAKEEEIERRKLEVRERVQAQLGRIEEETRRLATIREELESLTDPMRKEVSVVRKKIDSVNKELKPLGQTCQKKEREYKEALEAFNEKNKEKVQLITRLMELVGESERMRLKKLEELSKSIEMVR